The Drosophila nasuta strain 15112-1781.00 chromosome 2L, ASM2355853v1, whole genome shotgun sequence genome window below encodes:
- the LOC132793925 gene encoding uncharacterized protein LOC132793925 encodes MNPKGPYFQAPCQRDRFPSLVDEMGEDGDKLVAHLGIANISDMGARLKRGMHHSRVSEQRAANAMIESRDPMMKIFSSNAPILRRGVDKFAQVPKFDPYATEEEQMNPGQRPNLVPAPRQAGEPPYTGHCPHCRRRGSNDVANDFQGRLYLAQAYQMHPVPMAQQQANNEALPHRHYWD; translated from the exons ATGAATCCGAAAGGCCCGTATTTCCAAGCACCTTGCCAGCGGGATCGCTTTCCTAGCCTGGTGGATGAGATGGGCGAGGATGGCGATAAGCTCGTCGCTCATTTGGGTATAGCTAACATATCGGATATGGGAGCCCGCCTTAAACGAGGTATGCACCACTCTAGGGTCAGCGAACAACGAGCTGCCAATGCGATGATCGAGTCTCGTGATCCGATGATGAAAATATTTTCCTCTAATGCTCCGATTTTGCGACGTGGCGTGGACAAGTTCGCCCAGGTGCCAAAATTCGATCCCTATGCAACTGAAGAGGAACAAATGAATCCTGGGCAGCGTCCCAACCTGGTACCAGCTCCACGTCAAGCAGGCGAGCCCCCGTACACTGGACACTGTCCGCATTGTCGTCGTCGTGGCAGCAATGATGTGGCCAATGATTTTCAAGGGCGTCTGTACTTGGCGCAAGCCTATCAAATGCATCCAGT GCCCATGGcgcagcagcaggcaaataATGAGGCGCTTCCTCATCGCCACTATTGGGACTAG